AAGGATATGACAAAGACCTTATTGAGGCCCTGGAGAGAGACATCATATCACAGAACCCCAATGTTAAAtggtgtgtgtgactggctaTGATTTATTAACTGTCCTGAACAGGATAATTctaaaaacatacaaaatgttTCTCTTTGTAAGGATTGTCTAACAGGAAATACTTGTTTGTTTAATGCCTGTAGGGATGATATTGCAGATTTGGAAGAAGCAAAAAAGCTTTTAAAAGAAGCTGTTGTGCTACCCATGTGGATGCCAGAGTTTTTCAAAGGCATACGAAGACCATGGAAGGTATACATGGAAGCCCAAGGCCCACTTGATTAATACGTTATTTTGATTGGAAGAGTTGATACGAAGCTTTGCTAATATGTGGTGTATCCATGTGTAATATTTTCCTAGGGTGTGCTGATGGTGGGTCCTCCAGGCACAGGAAAGACTCTTCTGGCCAAAGCCGTTGCGACAGAGTGCAGAACCACATTCTTCAATGTTTCATCTTCTACTCTCACTTCCAAGTACAGAGGGGAGTCTGAAAAACTGGTCCGCCTTCTATTTGAAATGGTAAGATCCTCGTCAGCTTCCCTGCCCAGGCGGAATATTTTTTTCCTAGAAGAAAAACTGGTGGTATCATATTACATGATGTGAAAGGGTGGTGTTTTTGAGGTGTTGTGGCTCTAGTCAGTGTTTCTTTTCTCCTCTGGACAGGCCCGGTTCTATGCTCCCACCACCATATTCATCGATGAGGTTGACTCCATGTGCAGCCGCAGAGGAACGTCAGAGGAACATGAGGCTAGCCGACGGGTGAAGGCAGAGCTGCTGGTCCAGATGGATGGTACACAAACAGCAGCTACTCTGCGTATAGAAGGCCAAATTAATTACATGCACAATTTATGTCTATAAAAATGTTTCTTGCCCAATAAATTATTGTACCCTAAATACATAGCAGGGATCGAATTTTGCTATAGTTTTTGATGCTATTGTTCCTAGGATATTATGCTGTTGTTTAGGTGTGGGAGGAGCATCAGAGAATGAGGATCCCTCTAAGATGGTGATGGTGCTGGCAGCCACTAACTTCCCCTGGGACATCGATGAGGCTCTGAGGCGACGTCTGGAGAAAAGAATCTACATCCCTCTGCCTTCAGGTCCACAAACACTACTCGTCTATCGTAGTCCAAAACATGTAGGCATATGGACAGCAGTATTCTAGAATATTTGTCTGTTGGCTTTCATACTTTTTGAATTCTCAAGCAATTTAtccaactgtcaacacattcaaatgaatagaggACGCTTACCGAAACCACATTGGTTGGGAATCGTAGGGCGGTGCACGTTCGGGCTGTGCGTTCCCCTTTGGATGGTTGTCTCAGAGCCACATagctatgtcacaatgggacACCGGACTATCACGTGTCAGAGTCTGGACTATGATAATTTACACTTGACACTGCTTTCCTGAAACATACAGTTAAACATCTAAAATCtaaaagtatatacatatacacacacacacagtgctttcggGAAGttttcaggccccttgactttatccacattttgttacattacagccttaattctaaaattgattatataaaattaaaaactcagcaatctacacacaataccccaaaataacaaagcgaaaacatgttttagaattttttgcacattttaaaaacaaaaatactttatttacatgagtattcggaccctttgctatgagactcgaaattgagctcaggtgcatcttgtttccattgatcatccttgagatgtttctacaacttgatttgagtccacctgtggtacattttattgattggacatgatttggaaatcacacacctgtctatataaggtcccacagttgacagtgcatgcatgGCAGAGCCaacaaattgtccgtagagcgccgagacaggagtgtttcgaggcacagatctggggaagagtaccaatttttttttttgcattgaagGTCCTaaaagaacacagttgcctccatcattcttaaatggaagaagtttggaaccatcaagactcttcctagagctggctgcccggccaaactaagcaatcgggggagaagggccttggtcagggaggttgccaaaaacccaatggtcactctgacagagcttcagagttcctctgtggagatgggagaaccttccagaaggacaaccatgtctgcagcactccaccaatcaggcctttatggtagagtggccagacggaagccactgctgagtaaaatgcacatgacagcccgcttggaatttgccaaaaggcacctaaaagactcagaccatgagaaacaagattctctggtctgatgaaaccaatattgaactcttggcctgaatgacaagcgtcacatcgtgaggaagcctggcaccatccatatggtgaagcatgatggtggcagcatcatgctgtggggatgtttttcagcagcagggactgggagactagtcaggatcgaagcaaagtacaaagagatccttgatgaaaacatgctcaagacctcagactggggtgaaggttcaccttccaacaagacaacaaccgtaagcacacagccaagacaacgtaggagtggcttcgggacaagtcgctgaatgtccttggggcccagccagaacccggacttgaacccgctcaaacatctccggagagacctgaaaatagctgtgcagcgacgctccccatccaacctgacagagcttgagaggatctgcagagaagaatgggagaaactccccaaatacaggtgtgccaagcttgtaacgtcatacccaagaagactcgaggctgtaatcactgccaaaggtgcttcaacaaagtactgagttaaaggatgaacaatggaaacaggatgcacctgagctcaatttcgagtctgaaaacttatgtaaataagtacaTTTGTTCtataaatttgtaaacatttctaaacctgtttttcgctttttcattatagggtattgttttacattgatgaggaacattttttatttaatccattttagaataaggctgtaacgtaacaaaatgtgtgaaaagggtctgaatactttccgaatgcactgtataaattcATTCACAATGGCGTACGTGATGTTTTGCTTGTTTTCTCTGCAGCCAAGGGCAGAGTGGAGCTGCTGAAGATAAACCTAAAGGAGCTGGAGCTGGCCAATGATGTGGACATGGCCAAGATAGCAGAGCAGATGGAGGGCTACTCAGGAGCAGACATCACCAACGTGTGCAGGTAAGGCCTTTACTTTTTCAGGTTTAGGTTCGTTTTTTCTTTAACAAATAGAACCAGTCACAAATAAACACTAGATTGGTCAAGTATGCTAGTTCCAATACCTCAGCGAAGACTATCACTGATTTGAAAACGAGATGCCTCTCAAATAAGGAAATAAAGAACCACTCCATGTTATTTGTATTCCATTGCCTTGAGTGAACCCTTTCTCCATGACGTCTGTAGGGACGCCTCTGATGGCCATGCGGCGAAGGATCGAGGGGCTGACGCCAGAGGAGATCCGTAACATCTCCCGAGACGAGATGCACATGCCCACCACCATGGAGGACTTTGAGTCTTCTCTGAAGAAAGTGTCTAAGTCTGTATCAGCTTCCGACCTGGAGAAGTATGAGAAGTGGATTGAAGAGTTTGGCTCCTGCTGAAAGTTAATCAGGAAGCCTGCAGCACCTCAAATCTGCAAAGGAATTAGTGGGAGGCTCAGTATATGTTCTGGGAACAATACTTTAACTCATGTCTTCCTCTTTgtaaatgatttatattttagGCTAGGTGATGCGACATGCCTTAAAGTAGGGTAACAAACTGCTTCTCTTGGAAAATGTCCTCCTGGATACagtccatataccacacccatAGGTACCTTGTATTGATTATAAACAGGTTATCAACATAAATAGAATGGtaaacatttatatttatgtCATACCAGTGGTGTAGTCTGATATACACATGGTtgaaatgctgtttcagccaatcagcatccatgaCCCAAACTACATGGTTTACAATATACAATTAGTCAGTCTCATGGGCATAACAAAATTGGTAGAAAACATTCCCAGATTTGTGTTCAATAGGTTTTATTATGGGTCCACAGAGCTAATCCTATAATCCTTACTATTTGCCTTGAACACCTTTTGCTACCAAAGTATCCAGTGTCTTTGGGTTTTATCTGGTGATGTGCTTTTGGGATATCTGTTAATCAAAGTTACACTACCTGAAACCGTTTATTTTATGCACTTGATTTTATTTTCTTAATGTGTATTTAGGGGACTACCTGGTTCAAATTTGAATGTTTATACAATCATAAACACTAACAATTTTGTTAATAAAGTTTAAAGTAAAATATGACTTGCATTGACAAGGCTTCCATGTGCTTTGTGTAGACTGAGTGAATGTCACAAGAACATTTACATAAACATTTTTATTGAGCAGGATTTGGGAATTCAATGTAcagtttgatttgaatgaaaatacATGATGCACACATGCCATGCTCCCATGCGTTTAGTAAAACACAAGATTGA
The sequence above is a segment of the Salvelinus sp. IW2-2015 unplaced genomic scaffold, ASM291031v2 Un_scaffold211, whole genome shotgun sequence genome. Coding sequences within it:
- the LOC112068176 gene encoding katanin p60 ATPase-containing subunit A1 isoform X1, producing MSLHEISENVKLAREYALLGNYSSAIVCYQGVLEQIKKHLFTLRDKSFQQRWQKVWQEIKEENKQVEEIMTTLEHFKLETTPSKPPSNKDIIRDIWPVQVECRSSPLPVRGPPVPYKESKPHNNRLYVAGVRAPHRQSPRGPNGDRAKPLKGKEKKEALATPKDDKNKWEVSEKEKDVKKFDGQGYDKDLIEALERDIISQNPNVKWDDIADLEEAKKLLKEAVVLPMWMPEFFKGIRRPWKGVLMVGPPGTGKTLLAKAVATECRTTFFNVSSSTLTSKYRGESEKLVRLLFEMARFYAPTTIFIDEVDSMCSRRGTSEEHEASRRVKAELLVQMDGVGGASENEDPSKMVMVLAATNFPWDIDEALRRRLEKRIYIPLPSAKGRVELLKINLKELELANDVDMAKIAEQMEGYSGADITNVCRDASDGHAAKDRGADARGDP
- the LOC112068176 gene encoding katanin p60 ATPase-containing subunit A1 isoform X2 — translated: MSLHEISENVKLAREYALLGNYSSAIVCYQGVLEQIKKHLFTLRDKSFQQRWQKVWQEIKEENKQVEEIMTTLEHFKLETTPSKPPSNKDIIRDIWPVQVECRGPPVPYKESKPHNNRLYVAGVRAPHRQSPRGPNGDRAKPLKGKEKKEALATPKDDKNKWEVSEKEKDVKKFDGQGYDKDLIEALERDIISQNPNVKWDDIADLEEAKKLLKEAVVLPMWMPEFFKGIRRPWKGVLMVGPPGTGKTLLAKAVATECRTTFFNVSSSTLTSKYRGESEKLVRLLFEMARFYAPTTIFIDEVDSMCSRRGTSEEHEASRRVKAELLVQMDGVGGASENEDPSKMVMVLAATNFPWDIDEALRRRLEKRIYIPLPSAKGRVELLKINLKELELANDVDMAKIAEQMEGYSGADITNVCRDASDGHAAKDRGADARGDP